Within SAR324 cluster bacterium, the genomic segment AGTCTTTTCGGGGGAAGGGGGACTGTTACCGGGGTGATCGGTGGTGTGCTTCTCCTCACATTTACTGATAATCTCCTTGTAGTACTTGGAGTAAATCAATTTGTGAGCGGGTTGGTCAAGGGCTTAATCTTTGTTGCTGCTGTCGCTCTCTATAAGCCAAGTGAAAGTTTTCAAAGAGCGACAGCTTAAATTTTACTGAGAAAGGAGATCAATTCGGCTTGAGTCAGCGACTGATCTCCCCAATACCATGAGAAAAATTATTTTCTCAAGTATCCTAGCTTCGACAACCTTTCTGCTGGGAAAAGAACTGGTCCGAACACATCGTCGCTCCAGTCCTTATTGAAGTACTCCTGACCTTCAACATTTGAGAAGGTACCTGTTCCAGGAATATGATCGACAAAGTCAATAAATCGAGGAACCAGCCTACCACGGAGTGTGTTGATTGCTGCATCCATACAGAGGACAATCATCGCATTAGGATATTGCCAAGCTCCATATTCCAAGTTGTTTTCTACAGCCTGTCTTAAAAATCCGTTTGCGAATTCACCACCACCCATCGGTGGAATTTTCATACCCTTGTCTAGATAGGCGCTAACAATTCCTTGAGACATTTGGGCGCCTCCGGACCAAATTCCATCCACTCCGCTTCCATGTTTAACAAGCCAGGTCTCCATCACTCGTTTGGCTTCTGCTGTAGACCAGTTACCTGGTTGAACATCAATTAGTTCGATACCTGGATATTTTTTGAAAGTAGCTTTACCTCCAGCTTCCATAATATCGGATGTACTAACGCCAGGGATACCAGTCATCATCAGGACCTTCCCTTTGCCATTCAGACGCTTGGCTAGATACTCTGCGAGTCCTGCTCCACTGGCATAAAGATTAGTCCCTACCTCTGTCACAAAATTATCGGTTTCAACCGAACTTGCGCACAAAATCACAGGGACACCTTGAGCCATTGCGCGTTCCACTGGGGCTGCCAAGGCTGCAGCACCCATGGGTACAAGAATGAGGGCATCTGGTTCCTGAGCAAGTAAGTCTTCAACTTGAGGAACCTGCTTGTCAGCTGATGCTTGTGCATCGGCGTAAAGAAGTTCTCCTACTACACTTGAGCCCAATTGCTCAGCATACCAGTTAGCATGCTCGTCAAATAAAGCAGACCAAGAATTACTGGTTCCTTGAGCAGCTAGTGCAATGCGATAGGGGCCATCCTTACGAAATTCGGTTGCGTCATAATTCTCACCTTTTCGCTTCAGTACACTCTGTAAATAAGGTGAGGCACTAATTTCAGCATCTGTGAAGCTGTCAGCTGCAGAAACTTGGAAGGCTGTGGAAGCAAAAAGAATTGCTAACCCAGCTGCCATTTTTTTCATGAATTGGAATCTTTTTTTCACTTTACACTCCGATTGAGTTGAAAACTAATGAGAAAACGGGAAAACTTATACTCCAAGAATTGACGATGTCAATCTAAGTTATCTTTCGTTGCAAACGCTGCGACTAGAAATTTTTGTCAGACAATCTGACCTAATTCACTAATTTCATGTGAAATTAGTTTTCAAACAAGATGCAAAATGGAAGAAAAATATTCAAACACAGAACATCAGAAGCCTGTAGGGAAGATGAATCGAGAAGAAATAGATGTATTTCTTGCCAAGGGCTATACTTTGCGTTTAGCTTGTCTCAAGCCTGATGGGTCCCCATTCGTGGTTCCCTGTTGGCATCATTGGGAAAGTCAGGAAGTTTGTGGAAATGGATCATCCTGCGATTGTATTAATGGATGTTTCTGGGTCATTCCGCGTGCTCGTTCGAAATGGGCGGAATATCTGAAGAACGATCCTCGTTGTAGTTGGGTTGTGGATGATGATCAGACCATGGAAAAAATCATTTGTGAGGGAGTTGCTGAACTGGTCGAAGAGAATGTAGTGGAAGGCAAATGGGTTGGGATCGCAGAGAAGATGGCAGTCAGGTATTTGGGACCGGATGGTCCGACCTACCTTGCGCCTACACTGAATCAACCAAGGTGGCTTTTTAGACTCCGACCTACAAAATTAAGAAGTTGGCAGGGGGTAGGCTGGGCAAAGAGCTATTGGGTGAATTCTACAGGAGGACCGAGCTGGGAAGACGCTCACCAAAAAAGTTAATTGAGTCGAGAGTGGAGCTCAATTTTTTCCAAGTAATTTTGAGTTAGTGTTTGCTTGGGTCTCATCGAGATTGCTCTCAGGTCACTGGGCGTGTCGATATCAAAACCGATCCCATCTGAGAATTTTGTTCGGCAGAAAAGGTTCAATTTTAATCCCTGCCGAAGATGCTCCGCGTAACTATCTGCGCCGAAACAGAATGGCAAAAGATCTGGTGGTGACAGAATTAAGCAGTTGGTTCCTCCCTTGTCGCGTGATGGGACGATAGTCATCCCTCTATTAACGCTGTGGCAACTCACTAGATGCTGAAACTCTGAAGCTTTTGCCAATGGGATGTCTGCGGGGAACAGACACATAGTCCCAATATTTTTGTTGAGTAACCAATTTGCGGCCTCCCCTGCGGCATGATTTAGCCCCAACTCTGCAGAAGTCTGAAGATAGAGAATGCCTTTTCTCCTAATGATTGGGGCCGCTTCCTCACAGTTTGTTGCCACCAAAACTCCATCAAAGACTTCACTTGCAGTCGCAGCTTCTAGAACATCCTCCAACATATTTAAAGAAAGAAGCTTTCGCTCCTCAGATGAAAGAATCGGTGCAAGTCGCTGTTTCGCTTGCTGAATTCGTTTGAAGGGAATAACTGCCCACACTGGCTCAATAATCAACTAAGAGGGGTGTTTCAAATAGATTTGGCAAACTGAAGTGTTTTCTCAGCCAGCTGAATCTTTGTTTCCAGATCATTCATTATCGTGTCAGCAACTAAAACTGCGATTCCAAGTTTTTCAATTTGTTTAGCCTCTTCTCGATCTCTCTTGTCTAGTACAAATCCATGAATCAATCCTTGGTAGTGCTTTGCAACGGTAGTTGCAGAAACTGGATAGCCAAGCTCTCTCAAATTTTTTGCGGCAGGTCCTTTGATCGCAGCTCCACCAACAATAGGTGTGACTGCTACGATTTTCGCTCCAGAGTCAGCGAATGCTTTTTTTAGCTCTTGGATTGAGAGAATTGGATCGATGCTGAGCAATGGATTTGAAGGGCAGAAAATAATGCTCTGTAATTCATTACTCCCAAGCGCTTTGGACAATTCTTGTTGCGGGTAAGCGGATTCAGAACCCTGAAAGTGCAGATTTAGAATTCTTGGGCTGCAGCGTTCCCGAACAAAATATTCCTGGAAATTTAAGACACCAATATCTGTTTCTACAATTGTACGTAACTGGTCATCGGTTGCAGG encodes:
- the cofC gene encoding 2-phospho-L-lactate guanylyltransferase, whose translation is MWAVIPFKRIQQAKQRLAPILSSEERKLLSLNMLEDVLEAATASEVFDGVLVATNCEEAAPIIRRKGILYLQTSAELGLNHAAGEAANWLLNKNIGTMCLFPADIPLAKASEFQHLVSCHSVNRGMTIVPSRDKGGTNCLILSPPDLLPFCFGADSYAEHLRQGLKLNLFCRTKFSDGIGFDIDTPSDLRAISMRPKQTLTQNYLEKIELHSRLN
- a CDS encoding pyridoxamine 5'-phosphate oxidase family protein; this encodes MEEKYSNTEHQKPVGKMNREEIDVFLAKGYTLRLACLKPDGSPFVVPCWHHWESQEVCGNGSSCDCINGCFWVIPRARSKWAEYLKNDPRCSWVVDDDQTMEKIICEGVAELVEENVVEGKWVGIAEKMAVRYLGPDGPTYLAPTLNQPRWLFRLRPTKLRSWQGVGWAKSYWVNSTGGPSWEDAHQKS
- a CDS encoding substrate-binding domain-containing protein, which encodes MKKRFQFMKKMAAGLAILFASTAFQVSAADSFTDAEISASPYLQSVLKRKGENYDATEFRKDGPYRIALAAQGTSNSWSALFDEHANWYAEQLGSSVVGELLYADAQASADKQVPQVEDLLAQEPDALILVPMGAAALAAPVERAMAQGVPVILCASSVETDNFVTEVGTNLYASGAGLAEYLAKRLNGKGKVLMMTGIPGVSTSDIMEAGGKATFKKYPGIELIDVQPGNWSTAEAKRVMETWLVKHGSGVDGIWSGGAQMSQGIVSAYLDKGMKIPPMGGGEFANGFLRQAVENNLEYGAWQYPNAMIVLCMDAAINTLRGRLVPRFIDFVDHIPGTGTFSNVEGQEYFNKDWSDDVFGPVLFPAERLSKLGYLRK
- the cofD gene encoding 2-phospho-L-lactate transferase, producing MENEKQNNSPKFIAVSGGVGGAKLALGLEKIIQSEDLMVIGNVGDDFRHFGLHVSPDIDTLLYTLSGKSDIEKGWGLANETWEFMSAMKELDGDTWFQLGDQDLATHVERTRRLQNGESLSEITDYFRRTFGIGATIIPATDDQLRTIVETDIGVLNFQEYFVRERCSPRILNLHFQGSESAYPQQELSKALGSNELQSIIFCPSNPLLSIDPILSIQELKKAFADSGAKIVAVTPIVGGAAIKGPAAKNLRELGYPVSATTVAKHYQGLIHGFVLDKRDREEAKQIEKLGIAVLVADTIMNDLETKIQLAEKTLQFAKSI